The nucleotide sequence GCTGTATTGAATATGGCCCCGCGGTCGACGAAGACACCGATATTTCGGTTCAGGTAAAGAATGGCAGCCAGATTGTGACTGTTATGGAAAAATGGGAGAGTGTCGAAGCGCTCAAAGCGCATCTCGCCGCTCCCCACATGCTGACCTACCGGGAACAGGTCGCCGATCTTGTCAAAGGGACAAAGATTAAAGTTTTAAAACCGGCTTAACTATAGATTACGGTTTGGGAGCAACCAGCGGCAGCGCTTCTGTTTCCGGTTCTGTCTGACCTGCGGGTGCTTCTGGCAGAACCGGGATCAGTTCTCCCGTCAACTGATACAGATAAAATCGTACCAGTGGTCGATAAGGCGTCGCTGGTTCTGTTTCCAGTATTTCGCGCAAGTGCCCTGTCGCCAGTTCCGGTTGTCCCGCTTCAATTTCACACCGGGCCAGATTCAACAGCAATGGAATCTGCTGCTGCGATAGCCCATACAGATAGTTCACAATCGAAACAGTGTGCTGGGTAGGCCAGAAGCTGTTCGAAATCGGCTGAACCAGCGGCATCGATTGCAGGACCCCGGCAATACGTGCTTCTTCGTGTGACCGGATTTCCTGACGCCATAAATCAAAACAGCCACGATAATTTCCATTCCCCAGATTGGTAAATGCTGCCTGCGCCCGCCACGGGATCTGTGGATTCTGCATCGCTTTCTGTTCCAGCAGTGACATCTGACTGTCCGCTGCTTCCGACTGCCCTACTTCCATCAGCACTGTCGCATTCAGATTCTGCGCCAGTGGATTCTGTGCCAGGTAGACGGGATCATCCAGATAACGCTGTGTCAGCAAGACGAACCCGTTCTGATACGCCTGGCTGGCCAGATGCAGTCGTTCAGCCCCTTTTTCCTGCTGGGCATCCAGTTCCTGCGTGATTTGAGTGATCTGTGTGTTCAGTTTTTCCAGATGATCTGTGTAAGCCCGCAGTCGGGCAAATGCATCATCCGACAATTCTTCCTGCCCTTCGATCATTTCCAGATACGTTTTCAATTCACGATGTGCCAGATCGATCTTCCCCATATTGGAATACAGGTCGAACAACATCAGATGCGTTGCCGCGAATTCCGGTTCGATGATCAGGGACTGATGATAGGCATGTAAAATCTGGAAGTAGCGCATCCGATCAATGGTGACGGCAGGCGGCTGCTGATTGCGATCCACGGGTGGTGCCAGCAGTTGTGCTTCCAGGCTGGCCAGATACCCGTAGGCACTGCCCAGGATCCGATAGGCTTCGGCACTGTTTGGATTCTCAATTAACCCGCGGTTCGCCAGTTGAATGGCCAGAATGGCAAAACTGGATGACAGCTCATGGTTCCCCCCGGACTGGGACATCAGCCCGAGATAGTGGCGGGCCGTCTGCACATCATTCCCCATGCTCATATTCTGTGGCAGCAGATAGCGGCTGTAAAACGACCGGGGGCGTGCCCAGTCGGTGCGGATTTCCGGAAAGTCTTTCTGCTCCCGGAACGCCTGTTTTTTAAAATCAAGTTGATGTTCCGCCAGAAACTTCTTTGTGGTTTCGTTCTCATTGTCGGTCCGATAGAAGACAGCGGTCGCGGCATTCAATTCCGTCAGTTGCCAGTCCGGAGTCGTCAGCAGATCAAAAAACGTACGGTAATCCGGATTCATACCGGACAGCCGCGGAAGGACATGCGATACCTGATAACGATCAAAGGTCTGCTTCCAGACTTGAGGTAAGCCGCTGCCAACCTGATCTTCGCGTTGCACACGCAAGGCACGTCTCGTTTTGTCATGCAGATCAATCAGGTCGTCTTCACCGGTTCCAGCAAACAGAGCCAGACGGTTATCGACAAAAGATTTCTGATCCAGCCAGATGAGCAGATCCCCCTGCTCCAGAACAAAATGGAACGGTCGGTCATCCAGCGATTCTGCTAACGCTTCCTGATACCCTTCAATCGTATGCTTCAGAGAAGGACTGAAACCAATTCCCACAGCATGTCGAGTCGAACCCTGCCCCTGGAATCGTCCGCAGACCACCAGGTAAGCCAGCAGGAAAAATGTCAGAACGGTTAATGCCCGTCCCCCGCGTGAAAACAGCAACTCACTGGTTTCAACGCTATAGGTCTGACGGAAATTATCTCGATACCAGATCTGAAAATTCCGATTGGCAAAGATGGCACACAGCACGCTGGTCACCACCAGTTCGTGGCTGGCCAGTACTGACAGACCACAAAAACCGATAAAGACAAACAGCTGTCCCCAGCTCATCTTTGACTGGTTCAGCACGAAACTGACAAACGTTAACAGGATCAGAATAAAAGAGGCGACGGCATAGTGATTCAACGATTTCCAGAACAGAGGTGATGTCATGGAAAAATAGCCGAGTTCTTCGGGTCTGACTCCGCCAACGAACATCGAACGCAAGAGAGGATAGTCAACCGCGTAATAACTCAAACCGGTTGTGAGCGAATGCCAGCCCACCGGGTTTAATAACGTCGCAATCAGGCTCCCGCCCAGAACCATCCAGAGGGCCTGGTAATCGGTGTCGTCGTTTAACACCGAACGATCCAGCATAGAGGCAACCGTTTCTCCCAGTGCGAAGAGAGCCAGTACCGCGATTCCCAGAAAAACACGGGGATCCAGATTCGCCCAGACAAGAAACAGAGGGACTAACAGCCACAGCGCACGTGCCGAGTTTCGCTCCTGCCACTGATACAGACAACGCAGCGTCAACACGACTCCCAGAATCGTTATGATTTCGGGAGTCACATTCAGTTGCGGAAAACAGGCAATCAATGCCAGGACTGCCAGGATCGATCCCCACCAGGTGGAAATCTCCCGCTGGCAGAGATGGACGATGATATAAAACGTAATCCCCAGCAGCAGAATCTTGAACAATGTTAAACCGGTATCACCCAGGACGCCATACACGCCCGAGAGCGTTAGATCAAACAGCCACGCATTATTGTACCAGGGACGATCACTGGCGGTGTAGGAAAACACATCATTCGCAGGAGGCCAGAAGCCATGGCTCGCCAGGTACTGCCCGGTTTTGACATGCACCAGTGTTTCAGTATCCGAGATATAGGTGGCTGCGAACAAACAGGCCAGCAGAATCGCCGCCCAGCGCAACATAAAGTCGCCGCGAATGGCTTCGTCTTCCACCAGTTCGGGTGTTAACGGTTCCCACTCAGGCAGCCCTTCTTCTTCTGCGCTCTGATTCACGAGTGCCGCGTCAGACTGCTCCACTCCCGCCTGATCCCCGTCCGTTTCTTCGGGAGACCTGTTTTGTTCGGGATTGGATTCAGAAGGATCGGGAGAGTTCTCGTCAGGCAAATCTTTGTCTGGATGATCGTTCACGTAATTACTCGAGATCTGAAACGGGGACGAAAAAGAAAAGTACACCGAGACCAATTTTGGCGGGACTGCACTCAGGTTGTCCAGCTAAAACCGGTAATAAACAGGATCTGCTTCAGAGCGCGTCCCTTGGAACTATAGTTTCTTCAATACGACTTTAATTGATTCAGGTGGTCTTCGAAACGCTTCAAAAAACCTCAAATCCGGAAAGATCGGGATTTTCCCTGCGGGATTCGTCGAAATACAACTCTCCCTCTTTCTTTTACGAGTTCCAGATCAACACCGTTTGCCGTAAATCGGAACTTTTAACCAATCTGATCTTTTCCAATCCAGGGTCGCAGTACTTCGGGGACCAGAATGGTTCCATCCGCCTGCTGATAATTTTCCAGAACGGCAATAATCGCCCGGGCAATCGAGACGGCGGTACCGTTCAGGGTATGCACAAACTCCGTTCCCTTCTGCCCGCTTGACTTGCAACGGGTCCCCAGCCTTCTTGACTGGTAATCCGTGCAGTTAGATGCGGAAGTGACTTCACCATACTCACCTGCATCGCCACGACCGGGCATCCAGGCTTCCAGATCATATTTGCGATAAGCGGGTGCCCCCAGATCACCGGTACAGGTATCGACGACGCGATAATGCAGACCCAACCCCTGAAAGATTTCTTCTTCAATCCGCACGATTTCTTCATGCATCTTGTCGGAAGCTGCATTGGTCGGTTCCGTAAAGGCAAACATTTCCACCTTGCTGAACTGATGCACGCGATAAATACCACGTGTTGCCTTACCGTGTGCGCCGGCTTCGGTACGGAAACAGTGAGACAGACCGGCAATTTTATAAGGCAGGGTCTCACGGTCCATGATCTGATCCTTCATGGAGCCCCCCAGTGTAATCTCTGCGGTTGCCACCAGGCTGAGATCTGTATTCTCGACGGAATAAATCTGGGTTTCGTCTCCCCGCGGATTAAAGCCGATCCCTTCCAGAATCTCTTTGCGGGCCAGGTCGGGTGTGCTGTGAAGCACGAAGCCTTCCTGCACCAGTTTCTGCATCGCATACTGACAGAGTGCCATTTCCAGCAGTACTGCTTCGTTTTTCAGATAATAAAAACCATGACCGGCGACCCGTGTTCCTGCTTCGAAATCAATCAGGTCATGCTTCTCTGCCAGAGCCACATGATCGAGGGGTGTGAATTCAAACGCGGGTTTCTCGCCCCACATCCGCACAACGGTATTTGCCTTGTCTTCTTTTCCCACAGGCACATCAGGGTGAGCCAGGTTGGGCACGCGTGCCTGCTCACTCTTCAGCAGCGATTCGACTTCGCGTAATTCAATCTCAATCGCTGAGATCTGCTCGCGTAGTTCTTTCCCCTGCGCGATCAACGGCTGCCTGGCGTCGTTGTCTGCCGCCTTGGGAATTTGAGAGGAGACCGATTTCTGTTCCTGCCTTAAATTGTCACCCTGAACAATCAGCTCTCTACGGCGCTGGTCCAGTTTGCTCAGTTGTTCCAGATCAACTTCGATTCCACGATTGCGACAATTCTCAAGAATGACTTCCTGATTCTCGCAGATGAACTGCAAATCCAACATAAGAAATCAACTACTCCATGCAGAGTTCAGAAACGATGTAAAAAACGGTACCCGGGTGGCATTCCCCCAACGGGGAGCACGCATCATATCTAATGACAATTTTAATGTCCAAGGGTAACGCTTTTTCACCGCAGAAAATGGTTAATCCAACCGGAATAATGCAAATTTGCCTGTTACAGCGATTACTCGCGCCCCGACCTGGTGACTTCCCCACCGTTCCCAAGACGATCCCCACCCAAAAGTATGAGCGCACCACATCTCTGCCCCCTGAAAGAAAGAAACTCCTGCCAATGTCGAAAGCCGAGCAGGATGCTCAGCTCTCAGACAACTTGCAGGAGCAGCAATTTCATATTCCAACAGCTATTTTGAGCGTGCCGTCTGTTGTGCCTATTCAGGCAGGGGCAGAGGCAGCATTTCGCCGTGAATCGGCTGTGTACTCTTGACCTGATAGCGATCATACTCGTAACGCTGATACAGCCCTGTATTCAACCGGGCATCACAGTGCTTGCCACGATACTGGTGGTAAGAATAACGGGGCCAGGGATACGTGCTGCCTTTAACCTGGCGTCCCAGGTTCTCTTCCTGACACAGTTCACAGAAGGAAAGAAAGAATCGTCCGCCGCCCGCCTGTGCCGTCTGCACAGCCAGTCCGGTCACGAACATTCCCAGTAAGACTGTAGAAACAACAATGGTCTTCCGCAATCCCTTCATCGTACGCTCCATTCCCTTGATACTGCGTGTTGTGTGTGATGATAGAAAGAGAACCACACTTCACACTCATCATCGGGTTAAGGGAACCCGGGAAATAAGAGCCGCCTCTCACGGAACGGCTTCCCTGGCAAATTCGCAGTCAGATTGTTCGGGTTATAGTGCTTTTACCAGTTATATCCATATCTGAAGTCAGACCAGACCACGGATCCGCTTTTTGGAAGCGATGATATCATCCAGGATGGCATCCAGCTTGACCTGCGGTTTTCGTCCCAGAGTCTGCTCCAGCCGCCCCAGATCGGGAACCCGTCGCTGCACATCTTCAAAATCTTCATTATATGCCTTATTGTAAGGCAGATATTCGATTTTGACATCCGGGTTCACTTTCGCAATGATCGCTTCGGCCAGCCCGCGAATCGAAACTGGTTCATCGCTGCCGATGTTATAGACCTGCCCTTTCGCAGCATCCAGGTTGGTCAGATCAATCACACAATCGACAATCTCATTGACATGTCCAAAGCAGCGTACCTGGCTGCCGTCATCAAAGACAACAACCGGGCCTCCATCCAGGGCCTGGTCAATAAAGCGGGGAATCACCATTCCATATTGTCCGACCTGGCGGGGACCCACCACATTAAAGAAACGACCAATGCGAACATCCAGGCCATATTTCTGCGAATAAGCCAGCGCCAGAAACTCGTCGATGGCTTTCGATGCACCATAAGCCCAGCGAGGTCGCGTCGTGGGACCAAAATGCAGGTCATCTTCTTCCGTCCAGCGTTCCTTGGGATTTTTTCCGTAGACTTCACTCGTCGATGCCAGGAAGAATTTATGTCCCCCCTGCACGGCATGTCGCAGGAGAACCTCGGTCGGATAAATATTGGTTTCAATCGTCCGTACCGGGTTATCTGCCACCAGTTTCACCCCCACGGCGGCGGCCAGGTGATAGATCGTATCGACGCCCTGTACCATTTCCGCCATTAAGACAGGATCGGTGATTGACCCCGTGCGAAACGTGAAATTGGGATGATCGATGATGCCATCCAGATTCTGCAGAAAGCCGGTAGAAAGGTCATCAACGGCAGTAACCTCTTGTCCCTGCTGAATTAATTGCTCACATAAATGGCTGCCAATAAATCCGGCACCACCGGTGACCAGGCAATGAGACATAAATCAAATCTTTCTCAAAGATAAGGAAAAAACCGCAGAACAGCTAAATTCGGTCTAAAGTCGGCGAAGGCTTTAAAACAGTTTACACGCTAGAGTTGCATTTCGCTACGAACCTGCCATAATACGTACGTGTCATTCAACAAGACGCAAGAAAAACATTGGATTTTCCGATGTATATTGAAAATCCGGGCGATTAGCTCAGTTGGCTAGAGCATCTCGTTTACACCGAGAGGGTCGGGGGTTCGAGTCCCTCATCGCCCACTAAGGCATCTGCCGTTTACCCCTGATTTATAGACTATTCTATTTATCAGGGGTTTTTCTTTGCGCGTTGTTCAAATCAATGCTGCCTACCACTGTATAGCACTTAATAATACACCGATCAGTCGATAGTTCTCTCACTTCGCAGGTCAAAGGATTATCCTTTTCCAAACACCGAAGCGATCTCCCTGGCCAGTTTCGCCACTTCTCGAAGCACTTGAGGTTTCCCGATGACCACCAAAGCCAGAAGCACAAGCAGGGCTAGTGCAAAATCATAATTCATTTAATAGCTCCGATCTGAAAAAAAGATTGAAAGTGCCTCATATTTGAATAAGCAATTAAAAAACGCTCCAAAGTGATCTATGTATGGTGTCATTACTACTCTTAGAACATCCACTATTGTTCGTCTGGTTTTTGATGAATCGATCAATTTCGGACCATGCATATCGTAAAGCCACAACAATTCTGACTGCTTTCCGCTTTCGATCTTTCCGCATCTCGGAAACAGTCCGGTCGCTGTATCCGAGTAAACGGGCCGCACCTATTCAATTATTAAGAGTGCCTCTGTTTGTTCTGGTGTCGATTGTGTCACCATTCTTGACTTCCTTTCTGCTCAAAAAAAACTGCCAACCACAAGGGTGTTCTGATTCTCTCAGTCTCCCTCACGATTGACAGCATACTGTCAGATCAGATTTTTAATCCAGATTCATTTGGAACTTAAATAGTCGTTTTTTTCAACGGATTCCCATTCAATACCGTCTGATCCCTTTTAATCCTTTTTGCTCCCTTTGTCGCGTTTTTTCTTGCTACTTGACTGAGGTTTAAGAGTGGGAAATTCATTAAACCGGTCGCGAATTTTGTCGAGTCTTCCGATTTCGGTTCTATGAATAAACATTTCATAGTCACCCGTTTTATGCATATGGACGAAAATAGCCCCCCTCAGAGCACGGCTTATAAAAGTCTTCCGATCTTCCTCCAGCGCGTAAATAAGTTGCTGCTGTGTGCCACGGAAACCGCCGATAGGATCGCCGTTTTTATCACGATGCGAATTAGGCACGTCATCGAATGGGGAACGATACCACTTTTGCTTCTCCTGTTTCTTTTCACCTTCACCTTCTATTTGGTTGGCTATATCTGCGGCGACTTGTTGCCCCTGTCCATCGTTAATAGCCGGGGGGATGCTGTATGGTGGTTGTTGATGTATCTTCTCGGTCGATTCAGGAAACCCGTATCGGTCATAGATCCAACGTTTGCACGCTGCCTGCTCGAGGGTTAACCGTGACTTAATAAGCGTGATCAGCTTATGGTCAATGTCTTTGACTGACTCGTACACTGTCAAAATACTTTCGATATCTTGCCTTAACCAATCCTCTGCTATTTCGTTACGATGGTCAGCAACAAGCCACCCCTCGGCATTAAGTCGGATATCGTTCAACCGATACAAGAATAAGCCATTCAAGCTATTAACCAATTCAATAGCTGTAATATAGGGATGTCCTCTGAATTCAATTGACGGACTCCCATTTGCATTCGCTACCTGAAGCGACTCTTCAATCTTGGATACCCTGCCATATTCATAAGACAGCATAAACAATTGGTCATATCTATCCATATCGCAATCAAAGAACACTCGTAGGATTTTTGCTGCAGGGATAGTTACATCTTTGGGAATTCGTGCAGGATGCTCAACACCAAGGTACACTTTGTCGATATCTGCGAATTGTTCCGATAACCATTCAAGCTTAGTGGATATCCATGAAATGCATCCTAGGCATTCATTTGCCCATTCATTTGCATTAGAAAGCAGCTTGAGTTCCTGATCGGTTTTGCTGGATTTCTCTTCCTGGTCAGGATAAAGTAAACCCTTCTCAATCCGACGAATAGCCTCTATGCTGGCTGCTGTGATATCCGCAATCTCGGAATAGCTGTCTTCGGTTAATGGTTCGAAAGAGAATTGACCGACCGTATGAGGTAAATCAACATTGGGAGGGCCATATTCAGGCGCTATAGTCTTAATGTCTTCCCTTTTGACTACTCCCATCACATAGCCAAAAAGCAAACACTGATTCACTCTTTCCCACGTTTTACGCTCTGGCTTTCCAATGAAATGAAGAAATAACAACCACGCCGATATGTTGCTATTTAAGCCTGCGATCTCGTCAGGCAAAACGCATGTTCCTGAATGGTTCAACAGTTCTTTTCCTGCCAGTTCAAGAGATTCGACCAAGCGTTTTTTTATGGTTTGCAGTCGTTCGGGTAATGGTGGGCCGTTTTCGCCATTCTGTAATATTTGGTGTCTGTCTCGATAGGGAATCACCAGCTGTTTATAAACTCTTTGTCTTTCTGGCCTAGAGTCTATAACGGACTTCTCTTCAATGATCGCCTGAGTCATTGCCCACTCTTTAGGGTAATTCTTGCTGGGAATGACACTTTCCCCCCTGCTTATCAATTCAGGGTCTGAGAACTCAATGAGAACGCTCCTAAGATCATCCCCCCCTTGCAAGTCTCTGAGTGCTTTGAAATCGTCCAGTAACCCCGACCAAATAGAAACACTCATTGTCTGTTGTCCTTAGAGCGCCGGGTCGACTGATCAACGTTGACGGGACAACAGGACGCAACGTCAATCAGTCTGAGCAGGTAGCGAGCCTGCTCCCGGTAGTAATATCTTTTATTCAGTTTAGTATTTTGCCCTCTGATACTTGCAGGCTACACCGAGACGTTTCAGATTGTCCCTCAAGTCATGACCAACACCAAGTGTAATCACAACAACGCCACTTCCCTTCCAGAGATTCCTGACAATCGCATCCTCGGGGGTTTCATCGGCACAGAGTTTGAACAGACCGATAACGTGGCGGTAGACTTGCCAGTTTGGTTCTGCCTGATTCGTCATTACTTCGACTTATCCCCAGGGTCATCAGGTTTTCCGAACAGGGCAAGACCAATTCCTGAACCAACTCCTGCTCCCATCACAGCAAAAAACGCTGACACAATCATTGTGCCCGCGCCTACACCAGCTTCGACTAATGATTGTCTAACGAAAATCAAATAGAAAGCAATTCCAATAATCATACCGATGTACGTACAGTGTTTAGCCGTCATGGTGGTACCTTAAAAATGTGCTCAAGTGAATTAGAGTAATTACTATTAGTACATATGATTACAAACCGGCTAAGACGCCGCAACCCGCTTGTACATCACATCCGAAAACAGCTAATCTCGCACCCCAACCTTCCACACACATCTATCTGCCTAACTCTCACCGGCCGCCGATCACAACAACGCCGTCAGCCTTCAACAGGTTCTTTACAATCGCTCGATTGAGTCTGAGATTATTGTTTAATAACGGTTCGGCCAGCCTGGCATATTGGCAAGGTGCTTTTTTTATTGGGGTTGTACGCAATGACTGCGAGAAGCAACGCACAAAAGGCAGCAGCAGGCAGGCACACGCGGGGGGCGCTCTTGTCTGCCGGAGTTGCAGAAATCAGGCGGGAATGAGACTCAGCCTGAGATGAAACTCACCTCACTGCTGTGCGGGAATGAGTTTAACGGGGACCTGCCAGGCAGTGTTGCCGGAAAAGCAATCAAGGACAAACTGCTTCAGGACTTTGCCGATATAGATTCCCACTTCCTCGGGAGTCGGCTGAGGACGAATGTAGGAAAAGTCCCGGAGTTCATCCCGTTCTTTTCCAAACACGTTCGTGACGAGAATGAATACATTTTTTTGCAGCTGGTTGATGCGAGGATCCAGACTGGATTTCGCAGCAATCCCCAGAGGCATACTGCGGGCAATAATCCCAATCGTGGACTGAAACCGCGGTAGCAGGCGACTGACTTCCGCTTGAATGGCAGAGTGGTCGGATGGCAGAGAGCGATAGAAGATATTCTCCTGCGAAATATTGTTTTTCGAAAAACATTCCTGCAAGGAATCCAGATACAGAAAATCGCCAGGATAAGCACGCTCGCGCATCAATACCAGAAACTGTCGGCATTGTTTTTCAAGATGCAGATGCTCAAACGACATTCGGGCCACGGCTTTCTGATCCTGATCAATCCAGGGCAGCTCAGTAACCGAGGGATAAAGGGACCCGACCACGACAGTCGGCAAACCACTTTCCACGAGAATCCGCTGGGCATCTAATGACGTTGAATACAATACGAACGCATCCAAACCGTCCGTACTCAGTGCTTCCGTTACGGTTTTTTCAACATATTCCCGCTGATCATGTTGAGGCAGAAAGTTGAACTGGATTTCGGCGCGGGACAATTCGGATTGAATACCAATCACCTGCCCATCCGCCAGAACTCCTTCCTTCTTCAGAAAATCCTCGCTCAACAAAAAATGCACGCGGCGGATCATCTGTGCATTCTCATTCCCTGGATCACTGATAAAAGTACCCCGACGTTGTTTTCGTTCGAGCACCCCTTTCTTCACCAGCAGCTGCAGCGCGGAATTGGCACCCGCATTACTCGTTTTCAGCATACGGGCCGTTTCAGAAAGGCCCAGGTAAGGATCACCGGTCGAAAGCCGACGCGATTTGATATCACTTTCGATCAGCGCCGCCAGCTCCGTGATCGATAGCCGCGCATTTTTTCTGCGTTCGGTTTTCATATTACTTAAACCTGACTGAAATCAACTACGCAAACAATGAGCAACCTTAGATACTCGGTTCCCACGACCCTGGAGGTGCGACAGACAAACTGGCCACGATGGAAATAAGCGTCACCAGCCCCTGAATCATTCTGCATAGTTGATCCACAATTGTAAATCTTCAACAACCACAGGTAGCGCTGCTGCGGAAGCCAAAGTAAATTCAATCTGATTCTCTCCTGTTCGCACAAAACCAGGTTTGATTTTTCCCGACAAAAAATGTTCCTCGCCTGCATGCAGAGGAACGACTTCACCATTCAGTTTGACAATTAGTTCCTCTTTATTTTGCGGTAATGCCTTGAAGCGGACCTTCAAATTGAGTGCAGCCCCGGTTTCTACGGGATTCTCGCCGACAGGTAATGTCACACTGACACTTTTTCCGGGGCGGACCACGCGGGGATGGTCCGGGGTCAAGATATCACGATTCATATAAGAACTCCCCTTTTTCCACCAGGAATTCACGCTGGCGTAACCGCGGGCTGAGGTGAAATACACCTTCGGCAGCGATTGTAACCGGGTGGGATCCCCCAGTTCGCGCCAGAGGGGATGCCGCGGATTGAACGAGTTGAATAAATAGATGCCATCAATGCCCTGCGACCAGGCATTCATCGCCCTGCCTCGAAATCCTTCTGTCGAAGCATAGACCTTACGGGCCCGTTGATCTTTCTGGCGTGACTCACTCAGTCCCGCGTAAACGGGTACCTGGTATTTGTGCCCCAGCTCCACGGATTCTTTCCAGGGGTTCAAACGAAAATAGCCCGTGACCGTCATGATGTCGACCAGATCCTCTTTGAGCCAGGTTTCTACATCCAGCCCCAGTACCCGCGCGTACTCTACGGAATCAGGTACGCGAATCGCAATCAGAATCGGACGTCCCCGCTGCTGGCCTACTTCATCCGCCATAGTCCGAATCCGCCGCATCAAATCGTTCAACCGACTCAACTCCAGATCGCCAGCCGGCTCTCCCCAGGAAACGCGTTTAAAATAATTCAGATGCCGAAAGAAATCGAGCTCAACTCCATCGACATCATAATTCCGACAGACTTCTTCCACATAGCGATATGCCAGATCACAGATTTCTTCATGCGTAAAATCGACGGCAGTCCAGCGACCGTTTTTGGGTTTCTCTTTCGCTGAACCGACAAGCCATTCCGGGTGTTCCTTTTTCAAAGGGGGAAACAGCAAGGGACCGTACCAGGCAGACGAGGCATCATGGGTATCATTCATGCGAAATGACCAGAACAATTCGACATCATTCTCCTTACACCAGTCTGACATCACAGTCAGCGGATCATGGCCGTTTTTAATCAATTCTGCCGTTTTGTTGTTTGAAAGCTTATTTGCG is from Gimesia maris and encodes:
- a CDS encoding NAD-dependent epimerase/dehydratase family protein, whose protein sequence is MSHCLVTGGAGFIGSHLCEQLIQQGQEVTAVDDLSTGFLQNLDGIIDHPNFTFRTGSITDPVLMAEMVQGVDTIYHLAAAVGVKLVADNPVRTIETNIYPTEVLLRHAVQGGHKFFLASTSEVYGKNPKERWTEEDDLHFGPTTRPRWAYGASKAIDEFLALAYSQKYGLDVRIGRFFNVVGPRQVGQYGMVIPRFIDQALDGGPVVVFDDGSQVRCFGHVNEIVDCVIDLTNLDAAKGQVYNIGSDEPVSIRGLAEAIIAKVNPDVKIEYLPYNKAYNEDFEDVQRRVPDLGRLEQTLGRKPQVKLDAILDDIIASKKRIRGLV
- a CDS encoding GntR family transcriptional regulator: MKTERRKNARLSITELAALIESDIKSRRLSTGDPYLGLSETARMLKTSNAGANSALQLLVKKGVLERKQRRGTFISDPGNENAQMIRRVHFLLSEDFLKKEGVLADGQVIGIQSELSRAEIQFNFLPQHDQREYVEKTVTEALSTDGLDAFVLYSTSLDAQRILVESGLPTVVVGSLYPSVTELPWIDQDQKAVARMSFEHLHLEKQCRQFLVLMRERAYPGDFLYLDSLQECFSKNNISQENIFYRSLPSDHSAIQAEVSRLLPRFQSTIGIIARSMPLGIAAKSSLDPRINQLQKNVFILVTNVFGKERDELRDFSYIRPQPTPEEVGIYIGKVLKQFVLDCFSGNTAWQVPVKLIPAQQ
- a CDS encoding tetratricopeptide repeat protein, translating into MNDHPDKDLPDENSPDPSESNPEQNRSPEETDGDQAGVEQSDAALVNQSAEEEGLPEWEPLTPELVEDEAIRGDFMLRWAAILLACLFAATYISDTETLVHVKTGQYLASHGFWPPANDVFSYTASDRPWYNNAWLFDLTLSGVYGVLGDTGLTLFKILLLGITFYIIVHLCQREISTWWGSILAVLALIACFPQLNVTPEIITILGVVLTLRCLYQWQERNSARALWLLVPLFLVWANLDPRVFLGIAVLALFALGETVASMLDRSVLNDDTDYQALWMVLGGSLIATLLNPVGWHSLTTGLSYYAVDYPLLRSMFVGGVRPEELGYFSMTSPLFWKSLNHYAVASFILILLTFVSFVLNQSKMSWGQLFVFIGFCGLSVLASHELVVTSVLCAIFANRNFQIWYRDNFRQTYSVETSELLFSRGGRALTVLTFFLLAYLVVCGRFQGQGSTRHAVGIGFSPSLKHTIEGYQEALAESLDDRPFHFVLEQGDLLIWLDQKSFVDNRLALFAGTGEDDLIDLHDKTRRALRVQREDQVGSGLPQVWKQTFDRYQVSHVLPRLSGMNPDYRTFFDLLTTPDWQLTELNAATAVFYRTDNENETTKKFLAEHQLDFKKQAFREQKDFPEIRTDWARPRSFYSRYLLPQNMSMGNDVQTARHYLGLMSQSGGNHELSSSFAILAIQLANRGLIENPNSAEAYRILGSAYGYLASLEAQLLAPPVDRNQQPPAVTIDRMRYFQILHAYHQSLIIEPEFAATHLMLFDLYSNMGKIDLAHRELKTYLEMIEGQEELSDDAFARLRAYTDHLEKLNTQITQITQELDAQQEKGAERLHLASQAYQNGFVLLTQRYLDDPVYLAQNPLAQNLNATVLMEVGQSEAADSQMSLLEQKAMQNPQIPWRAQAAFTNLGNGNYRGCFDLWRQEIRSHEEARIAGVLQSMPLVQPISNSFWPTQHTVSIVNYLYGLSQQQIPLLLNLARCEIEAGQPELATGHLREILETEPATPYRPLVRFYLYQLTGELIPVLPEAPAGQTEPETEALPLVAPKP
- the serS gene encoding serine--tRNA ligase, coding for MLDLQFICENQEVILENCRNRGIEVDLEQLSKLDQRRRELIVQGDNLRQEQKSVSSQIPKAADNDARQPLIAQGKELREQISAIEIELREVESLLKSEQARVPNLAHPDVPVGKEDKANTVVRMWGEKPAFEFTPLDHVALAEKHDLIDFEAGTRVAGHGFYYLKNEAVLLEMALCQYAMQKLVQEGFVLHSTPDLARKEILEGIGFNPRGDETQIYSVENTDLSLVATAEITLGGSMKDQIMDRETLPYKIAGLSHCFRTEAGAHGKATRGIYRVHQFSKVEMFAFTEPTNAASDKMHEEIVRIEEEIFQGLGLHYRVVDTCTGDLGAPAYRKYDLEAWMPGRGDAGEYGEVTSASNCTDYQSRRLGTRCKSSGQKGTEFVHTLNGTAVSIARAIIAVLENYQQADGTILVPEVLRPWIGKDQIG
- a CDS encoding putative quinol monooxygenase translates to MIFVIADIEIAEGKQAAFLEAFHQLVPLVHAEEGCIEYGPAVDEDTDISVQVKNGSQIVTVMEKWESVEALKAHLAAPHMLTYREQVADLVKGTKIKVLKPA